In Leucoraja erinacea ecotype New England chromosome 15, Leri_hhj_1, whole genome shotgun sequence, the following proteins share a genomic window:
- the LOC129704312 gene encoding zinc finger protein 420-like, which produces MSSLEMGCSDAPSVEGFTKSTDQVTSQENHAGERPFTCSECGKGFSHSSKLMRHRHVHTKERPFSCSECGQRFTRPSALLTHQRVHTGERLFTCPECGKGFAYLSKLKRHQQVHTKERPFSCSECGKGFIRSSDLLTHQSLHTRERPFTCSECGKGFIFASKLTRHQQIHARERQFACSDCGKGFPRSSDLLMHQSLHTGEKPFTCPECGKGFMYSYKLTRHQRAHAKEKPLTCLDCGKGFLRSSDLQIHRRVHTGEKPFTCSECGKGFTRSYGLTRHQQVHTGERPFICFQCGKGFTESSQLLIHQVSHTGERAFACLQCGKRFIHSSHLLTHQRIHTGERPFTCSVCGKGFTWSSHLLIHQRTHTGERPFTCPECGKGFIHSSHLLTHQRIHTGERPYTCPKCGKGFTQSSYLVNHQRVHTGERPYKCAECGRGFKQLSNLLSHQVVHTGERLFACSECGKEFTRSAYLVTHRRVHTGERPFTCLQCGKRFVQSSHLLKHQRVHSAGKV; this is translated from the coding sequence ATGTCCTCGCTGGAAATGGGATGTTCAGATGCTCCAAGTGTGGAGGGATTCACCAAGTCGACTGACCAGGTAACAAGCCAGGAAAATCAcgccggggagaggccgttcacctgctccgaGTGCGGAAAGGGATTCTCTCACTCGTCCAAGCTAATGAGGCACCGTCATGTCCACACCAAGGAGAGGCCGTTCTCCTGCTCTGAGTGCGGGCAGCGATTCACTCGGCCGTCCGCCCTGCTGACCCACCAGCGggttcacaccggggagaggctgTTCACCTGCCccgagtgtgggaagggatttgctTATTTATCCAAGCTGAAGAGGCACCAGCAAGTCCACACCAAGGAGCGGCCGTTCTCTTGCTCTGAGTGCGGGAAGGGATTCATTCGATCATCGGACCTGCTGACGCACCAGAGCCTTCACACcagggagaggccgttcacctgctccgaGTGCGGGAAGGGGTTCATTTTCGCGTCCAAGCTGACGAGGCACCAGCAGATCCACGCCAGGGAGCGGCAGTTcgcctgctccgactgcgggaaGGGGTTCCCTCGATCGTCCGATCTGCTGATGCACCAGAGCCTTCACACCGGGGAGAAGCCGTTCACCTGCCCCGAGTGCGGGAAGGGCTTCATGTATTCGTACAAGCTAACGAGGCACCAGCGGGCCCATGCCAAGGAGAAGCCGCTGACTTGCCTGGATTGTGGGAAGGGATTTCTCCGATCGTCGGATCTGCAGATCCACCGGCGGGTCCACACCGGGGAGAAGCCGTTCACCTGCTCCGAGTGCGGGAAGGGCTTCACTCGTTCCTACGGCCTGACCCGACACCAGCAGgtccacaccggggagaggccctTCATCTGCTTCCAGTGCGGGAAGGGGTTCACAGAGTCGTCTCAGCTGCTGATTCACCAGGTCTCGCACACCGGCGAGAGGGCCTTCGCCTGCCTGCAGTGCGGGAAGCGGTTCatccactcgtcccacctgctgacccaccagcgcatccacacgggggagaggccgttcacctgctccgtGTGCGGGAAAGGGTTCACTTGGTCGTCCCACCTGCTGATACACCAGCGGACCCACACCggcgagaggccgttcacctgcccCGAGTGCGGGAAGGGCTTCatccactcgtcccacctgctgacccaccagcgcatccacacgGGCGAGAGGCCCTACACCTGCCCCAAGTGCGGGAAGGGTTTCACCCAGTCGTCGTATCTGGTGAACCACCAGCGGGTCCACACCGGCGAGAGGCCGTACAAGTGCGCCGAGTGCGGGAGAGGATTCAAGCAGTTGTCCAACTTGCTGAGCCACCAGGTGgtccacaccggggagaggctGTTCGCCTGCTCTGAATGTGGGAAGGAGTTCACTCGGTCAGCCTACCTGGTGACACACCGGCGGGTCCACACCGgcgagaggcccttcacctgccTCCAGTGCGGGAAGAGGTTCGTTCAGTCGTCCCACCTGCTGAAACACCAGCGAGTTCACTCTGCGGGGAAAGTTTGA
- the LOC129704301 gene encoding uncharacterized protein LOC129704301, whose product MERDTANDPKLSVAEGPLVVLRRLRLPPRYHSVSASRGSSTQTTCRAQPGSLDPLGSEHQRPSDVEAQSSIHGGEKPFAGSEDGQSNSTWKCGDCGKGFRFPSLLEIHRRSHTGERPFICSVCGKGYVSSSAMVTHQRVHTRQKPYTCPVCKMWFPAMYLLKAHRPAGQVAHNMVKSIWSLVFCAIHVVETHSRVIQFTEKSRKKSEECAAKWVEVEKCLESKVAAQLLQRKEYSQVMGLAEHCEETGAGRGQQCIPGYHADCYRHFCNITTINRAIARFQRNKVQSTDAEKPEAGESPQEAVHDGEADEPASKRLLRNVTSDGEQTATVQRPDRRHVLPVHCIICKSSKYIVKKATGKRRVEKLVRCQTEQGGQLMTAATMKKDEALVLLIRDQDRVAIEVRYHKSCYLRYTKVVTNFVKMSGQDDEQQVYEKSYSSFCKRVIEERIICGKEILRLAKLNKLFIVEVREVEGLDASSHKTGCLKARLKRSHPVLCFTRPFRPADSEIVFVESFAVEELVEGVVQVNSTEAGKSNKTVGESQQGGSSSHHLRDVFHAAQIVQNSIANSTNPIRCPPTSEDTTLHKAEEVVPDELYNFLAWTSGASNEPKESGKVKVPDEMHHRLLSIAQDIMRLRAEGRILLPKHTP is encoded by the exons ATGGAACGGGATACGGCTAATGATCCGAAGTTGTCAGTGGCAGAGGGTCCGCTGGTCGTCCTGCGGAGATTGCGACTTCCACCCCGGTACCACAG tGTATCGGCATCGAGAGGAAGTTCAACCCAAACAACATGTCGGGCTCAGCCAGGGTCACTCGATCCACTGGGGTCTGAACATCAGCGACCTTCGGACGTGGAAGCACAAAGCTCCATCCACGGCGGGGAGAAACCGTTTGCGGGTTCAGAGGATGGGCAGTCGAACTCCACGTGGAAATGTGGGGACTGCGGGAAGGGATTCCGTTTCCCGTCCCTGCTGGAAATTCATCGTCGCagtcacaccggggagaggccgttcatctGCTCCGTGTGTGGGAAGGGATATGTTTCTTCATCTGCCATGGTGACACACCAGCGGGTTCACACCAGGCAGAAGCCTTACACCTGCCCCGTGTGCAAGATGTGGTTTCCAGCCATGTACCTCCTGAAGGCACACAG GCCAGCTGGGCAGGTAGCCCACAACATGGTGAAGAGTATTTGGTCTTTGGTCTTCTGTGCAATACATGTCGTCGAAACTCACAGCAGGGTAATTCAATTTACTGAGAAAAGcaggaagaagtctgaagaatgtgcagctaagtgggtAGAAGTGGAAAAATGTCTggaaagcaaagtcgctgctcAGTTGCTGCAACGCAAAGAGTACAGCCAAGTCATGGGACTAGCGGAACATtgtgaagaaactggagctggaag ggggcagcagtgtatcccgggTTATCATGCCGATTGCTATCGtcacttctgcaacataacaacGATAAATCGAGCTATAGCAAGGTTTCAAAGGAACAAAG TTCAATCCACAGACGCTGAGAAGCCTGAAGCAGGTGAATCGCCTCAAGAGGCAGTTCAtgatggtgaagcagatgagccggcctcaaagagactgcttcggaaCGTGACAAGTGATGGTGAACAAACAGCTACTGTCCAGCGCCCTGACCGCAGGCATGTCCTACCAGTTCATTGCATCATCTGTAAAAGTTCAAAGTACATCGTAAAAAAAGCCACTGGTAAACGGAGAGTAGAGAAATTAGTACGATGTCAAACAGAACAAGGTGGGCAGTTAATGACTGCTGCGACCATGAAGAAAGATGAAGCATTGGTATTACTCATAAGAGATCAAGACCGTGTAGCTATTGAAGTGAGGTATCATAAATCATGCTACCTTAGATACACCAAAGTTGTCACTAATTTTGTAAAAATGAGTGGACAAGATGATGAGCAGCAGGTGTATGAGAAGTCCTACTCTAGTTTCTGCAAGAGAGTCATCGAGGAGAGAATCATCTGTGGCAAAGAGATCCTAAGACTTGCTAAACTTAACAAACTGTTCATCGTTGAGGTTCGAGAGGTTGAGGGCTTGGATGCATCATCTCACAAGACTGGCTGCTTGAAGGCAAGGTTGAAGAGATCCCATCCTGTCTTATGTTTTACAAGGCCATTTAGGCCAGCAGACAGTGAAATTGTATTTGTGGAATCATTTGCTGTCGAAGAGCTGGTTGAGGGTGTTGTACAAGTGAATTCAACTGAGGCCGGTAAGAGCAACAAAACTGTCGGTGAAAGTCAACAAGGAGGATCATCGTCCCATCACCTCCGTGACGTGTTTCATGCAGCCCAGATAGTTCAGAATAGCATTGCCAACTCGACAAACCCCATCCGATGCCCCCCAACTTCTGAAGACACAACATTACATAAGGCTGAAGAGGTTGTCCCAGATGAGCTGTACAACTTTTTGGCCTGGACATCCGGAGCGAGCAATGAGCCCAAAGAATCTGGGAAAGTTAAAGTACCCGACGAGATGCATCACCGTCTGCTGTCAATTGCCCAGGATATCATGCGCCTGAGAGCCGAAGGAAGAATACTCCTTCCAAAACACACACCCTAA